CgttccctccaccccctcatCGGCCCCGGTTCGTCCCCAGTTCTGGCCCCTCCTCTACCGGTCCTCCGGTGTCttgcccaggcccaggccccggggccAGAGGGTGGCATAAGGCACTCGATAGGGAAGGGGTCTCTAGGCcacccctcctctcctgcctgggTGGTCATGGTGGTTCTGCTCCGTTCTAATTAGAGGCCCCTTAGAGACTGCAACTGAAAAATTACAGAGGCAATGGGAACCCAAGCCTCCCAGCCCAGGTCCCGCCTCTCCTGGTCCCCAAGGCAGTGAACCCAGGATGAAGAAGTTTGCCAGGTTCCCCCAGGCTGTGATCTTTGACCATCCCCTTTCAGGATTCATAGGACACCTCAACATTGAGCAACTTGCTCAAGCTCTGGTCTCCTAGGTCTCTCTGTCCCAGCACCACCCACACAGAGAAGGGCAAAATGTGGCCCAGGCCTGGCTCAGAATCCTGCCAAAGGAGTTGGATATGGGATATCTCTCCCAGGTTCCATGGTCTCCCCATTTTAGCCTGCTAAGCAGTGACTCTCACTTCCTTCCCAGAGCACGGAGGAGGGGCACCTTCGGAGCACCTCCAAACCAGAGGAGTGGCAGAACCTTTAAGTGCTGGGCCCCAGCTGCCAATGCAGGCAGCCTGTGGGGATAGGATGGCAAGTACCAGAGGACAGTCATAAGCTCACCCACTAGACACCCTTCACTccccagaatcaccagatccagagcTTAATTTTGACTCCTAAATCCCAGTTTGGCTCCGGTTCAGCAGAAGCCCTCATTCTAGAATCCTCCCCCATATTCAGCCCCACTTTCTTGGAGTTTTGGTAAAAAGAGGAACAAATATGAAACTCCCCATGCCAAACCTCCCACTCCTGCgcttgctgtgtgacctgaggcaaagCTCTGCCCTCTCTGGCCTCCTGTTTACTCAAGAATCTGAAGCATACCTCCCTTAAAAGGGTCTTACCTTATTTCCTTGGAGCCCAGACAAGCTGAAGGAAGATCCCCTCTTTTTTGCTGAGTCCTCCCAGACCCTCCCCTCAGACATCAATGGGGGTCAGGAGCTTTGGGTGAGGTTGGCACCCCGTTTATTGGAGAAgaccccagcacccaccccctgaggtcctgggggcctCGGCGTCTCCTCTGTTGTGAGTGCTGGGCCGGGGAGCAGAGTTCCCAAGAGTGAAGTCTGGTAGTTGACTGAGAGAGGAGCCTGGCTAGGCCCGGGGGAGCAGGAAGCCCTCTGTCCAGCTGGGCAACCCCCATGGGTCCCTGGTGCAGCCTGGGCCATGTGTCCAACGcatgccccttccccccaccccgcagagGAGGGGCTGCGCCCCATCACACGCTGGTTCTGCAGGTCTGCACCCCTGTGAGGCTGCCCCGGTGGGGCATTGATTCTGTTGGGCCCTTGCTCCCAGCGTGGGTGACCCAGCGATAGCAGTCGGTAACTCTCTTGTTGGGTGCATGGGGGCCACAGCGGGTGCAGTACACGATGCCCAGTGCGAGTAGGACCACCAAGAAGACACATGTTGGCACCAGGAGTGCCACCAGCAGCCACCGGTCATCCCTCCGGCTGTGGCCTGCCATACTGGCCTCCCCCAGGGCTGTGGGGGCTGCTGAGGGCAGCCATGGGGCCACCTTGGAATCATGGGCACCCTCCCTTGGGACTTGTGAGGGTTTGGAATGGGGGTATGTAGGGCTGGTTAGTGAGGTATGGTTAGTGGGGCTCCCAGGGGGCTCTGAGGTGAGGGTAGTGtggaggcctgggggctgggtggCAGCAGGCACAGGGACTTGGTGGGCAGGGAGCACAGGAGGTCTGGGAGTAGTGGTCAGAGGGGGCTGGACAGTTGAGGTAAGGGGAAGGTGGGTGGCCTGGCCTTTGAGGTCCAGGACATCTGGGGTTACAAGGGATTGATGGGTATTGGGAGTGGCAACCGGAGGAGTGTGGTTAGCAGGGATTTGAGGCAGATGAGCGGTGGCCTGGGTATCAGTGACCTGGGTGTCTGGAAACACAGGGGACTGATGGCCAGGGGACAGTTGAGGGTGTTTGGCAGAGATAACTGGGGGCTGGTGGGCAGGGGGCCATGCTGGGTGAGTGGCAGAGATAATGGGGGGTTGGTAGGCAGAGGACAGATCCGGATGGTTGGCTGAGATCATGGGGAACTGGTGGTCAGGAGGCAAAGCTGGATGCTTGTCAGGGATCAtggggggctcaggggcaggggccaggggtgGGCGTGTGGCAGAGATGATAGAGGGTCGGTGGGCAGAAGGCAATGTGGGGCGTGTGGCAGAGACCACCACGGGTCGGGTGACAGAGAGCACTGAGGAGTGGTAGGGGACCCTGGGAGCACTAAGTGGGGGTGGCCAGGTGGGGTCCAGGTAGGGCATCTGATGCTCTCTGTCCTCTGGGAAACTGGGTCTATAGGCCAGGCCAAAGTCGGGTGGCTGCGTGGCCTCCATCCATGGGATCCCAGGCACCTCCGTCCAGCTACCATCAAAGGTCTCCCAGGCCTCATGTTCATCCTCTTCATCATCCCCGTCATCCAGCAGCTCATCCCCGAGGTCCTGCGAAGCCCGAGCACCCATGGCCCCCGCGGGGCTGCAGCTGATGCCGTCAGCCTCAAGCTCGTGGCCCTCCCTGCAGTAGCACTCAAAGCCACCGACATAGTTGACACACATCTGCTGGCACACGCCGGCGATCTGGCACTCATCTGTGTCCACGCAGCGGTGCGGCTCATCCTCGGCTGGCCGGAAACCCAGGCGACAGTGGCAGCTGTAGCCCTGTGGCCCACCAGGCTCACACTGTTGCTCACACGGGGCGTGGGCACAGGGGTCCTCGCAGCTTTGCCCGTCCGCTGCCAGCCGGAAGCCCTCGGTGCAGCGACAGGAAACACGACCGTCCACCTCCTCCACACACTCGTGTTCGCAGCCCCCGTTGTCCGGGCCACAGCCGGTACCTGGGCACAAGGGCCCGGCCCGAGACCAGCCCACGCCCCCCTCAGGCTGCTTCACACAGAGCAGGGAGGCTTCTCTGCCAGCCTGGCACGGCACAGCAGCCACGGAGCCGAAGGGCAGCCACTCAAACTCGGTGGAGACCAGGTGGAAGGGCGTGGTGTAGACCGCCGGGCCCGCCTGGCCCGCCTCACCCAGCAACGCTGGGCAGGAGCCCTCGAAGCCGAACTGGCACAGGTAGCCGTCGACGGCCAGCGTGCACGAGCCCTCGAGCCAGCGATGCTCACCGCTCGCCTCGAGGGCAGCGCAGCGCTGGGCCGGGCACGGCGCCCCCGTGGCCGGCTGCGCCCAGTTGGTGAAGGCCGTGTCCTGGTCTCCCGTGGTCCACGTGAAGCCGCGCAGCGGGCGCTGTGGTTGGCATTGCCGGGCCTGCCGCTGCAGGCCGATCCACAGCAGCCGGCTGGCGGGGCCGGGGCCCACCAGGCTGTCCACGCGTTGGGCTTCCTCGGGGGTCCGCGGCGTGGCCAGGTCGCCCCCCAACTCGCGGCAGGCCCGCCAGGCTTCCAGGAAGGTGCGGCGCCGAGGGAAGAGCGCGTAGCAGCTGCCCGGGCCACAGACGGCCCGGGGCTCGGCCGCCCAGGGGGCCTGGCCCAGGGTGGGCGCCGCGGCCGCCCAGGCCAGCAGCAGGCGCAGCAGCATCGCGATGCCCCCCAACTGGCCCGGGGCCGGCCCGCGGCCGCTCTTGACAGGGGGAGGGACCGGGGCCTCCGGcaggcgggccgggggcgggccaGGGCTGGGCTCAGGCCTTGTAAGGAGTGGGCTGGGGCCGCTGCCAGCTCCCTGCTCCCGCTCCCCCGGGGCCGCCGGAGCAGGAAGCAGTCGGGcggggggcagaggtgggggatgCTGGAgggtaggggttgggggaggCGCAGCCCGCTCCCTGGGAGTCCAGAAGAGGGGGAAACGCCTGTCCCGGATGCTGGAGGACCCTCAGAATATCCCGGCAGTCCGGGGCTCTTGGCAGTGGGGTGAGGTCCCCTCCCAGAGACTCGCCCGAGATCCAGTCGAGACACACCAACCTCATCACACTTGTGAACTGTCGCAGGGCCCAACTGCTCATCATATATGTGGAAACATGCTCTGTCTCATGCCCCTCACAGCACACACATGTACGtgtgctcctctccccactggaGAGCACCCTCACAACACTGTCCCATCATCCCAGATTTGTACATACTCTGGCATGCTAGCCCTCTTAGCTACACATACATAGGTGGTGTGGCATCTACGTGCCCTAACACGAGACACCCCTCACGTTCACGTGCAGGTCCTGCATGGGAACCACCTTGATCACGCAGGCACCAGGCATGGGCATCATCAAACCCTCATTTATAAACTAAACTCCTGCCCCAACCTCCTCCCATCCCCAAGCTTCCTGGCTCCAGCTGGAccgggtgtgtgggggggaaggaggaggagcagggggctgccctcccttcacctctgctcagcctggggccctgggaacCTGGGCTTAgagggggaggaggcagcccCCAAACAGGAAATGCTTCTCTGGGCTCCTGCAGCAGAAGGGCAGGGtgcatgggggaggggatggggtgggggactcGGCTGCACTCAGGGTGAGCAGGGCTGACTGGGAGGGAACTGACTGGTGAGAGGCCATGTATGGGCATGAAGCTCACAATgacacatacatgtgtatgtgaCACAGGCGTCACATGTGTGGAGCCTTCCCTGCCTCCAGAGTCTGCTGCATGGGCCTGGCCAGGGTCCTCTTCCCGCCCCTCTTGGAGGCCTCTGGAGGTTTGTGCACTGAGCCCATCATCCAGGATGGTCCCCGGGGAGCTGGCTGTCAGATTAACCCGTGAACAC
This is a stretch of genomic DNA from Canis aureus isolate CA01 chromosome 21, VMU_Caureus_v.1.0, whole genome shotgun sequence. It encodes these proteins:
- the CD248 gene encoding endosialin, encoding MLLRLLLAWAAAAPTLGQAPWAAEPRAVCGPGSCYALFPRRRTFLEAWRACRELGGDLATPRTPEEAQRVDSLVGPGPASRLLWIGLQRQARQCQPQRPLRGFTWTTGDQDTAFTNWAQPATGAPCPAQRCAALEASGEHRWLEGSCTLAVDGYLCQFGFEGSCPALLGEAGQAGPAVYTTPFHLVSTEFEWLPFGSVAAVPCQAGREASLLCVKQPEGGVGWSRAGPLCPGTGCGPDNGGCEHECVEEVDGRVSCRCTEGFRLAADGQSCEDPCAHAPCEQQCEPGGPQGYSCHCRLGFRPAEDEPHRCVDTDECQIAGVCQQMCVNYVGGFECYCREGHELEADGISCSPAGAMGARASQDLGDELLDDGDDEEDEHEAWETFDGSWTEVPGIPWMEATQPPDFGLAYRPSFPEDREHQMPYLDPTWPPPLSAPRVPYHSSVLSVTRPVVVSATRPTLPSAHRPSIISATRPPLAPAPEPPMIPDKHPALPPDHQFPMISANHPDLSSAYQPPIISATHPAWPPAHQPPVISAKHPQLSPGHQSPVFPDTQVTDTQATAHLPQIPANHTPPVATPNTHQSLVTPDVLDLKGQATHLPLTSTVQPPLTTTPRPPVLPAHQVPVPAATQPPGLHTTLTSEPPGSPTNHTSLTSPTYPHSKPSQVPREGAHDSKVAPWLPSAAPTALGEASMAGHSRRDDRWLLVALLVPTCVFLVVLLALGIVYCTRCGPHAPNKRVTDCYRWVTHAGSKGPTESMPHRGSLTGVQTCRTSV